A genomic segment from Streptomyces antibioticus encodes:
- the msrA gene encoding peptide-methionine (S)-S-oxide reductase MsrA codes for MAAQTQRAVLAGGCFWGMEELIRRLPGVTATRVGYTGGDVANATYRNHGTHAEAIEILYDPERTDYRTLLEFFFQIHDPSTKNRQGNDIGLSYRSAIYYVDDEQKRIAEDTIADVDASGLWPGKVVTEVEPVGPFWEAEPEHQDYLQRYPDGYTCHFPRPGWRLPARAEG; via the coding sequence ATGGCGGCGCAGACGCAGAGGGCCGTACTGGCCGGCGGATGCTTCTGGGGGATGGAGGAGCTGATCCGCCGACTTCCGGGCGTGACGGCGACCCGGGTCGGATACACCGGGGGTGACGTGGCGAACGCGACCTACCGCAACCACGGCACGCACGCGGAGGCCATCGAGATCCTCTACGACCCCGAGCGGACCGACTACCGGACGCTGCTGGAGTTCTTCTTCCAGATCCACGACCCGAGCACCAAGAACCGCCAGGGCAACGACATCGGCCTCAGCTACCGCTCGGCGATCTACTACGTGGACGACGAGCAGAAGCGGATCGCCGAGGACACGATCGCGGACGTGGACGCCTCCGGGCTGTGGCCCGGCAAGGTCGTCACCGAGGTGGAGCCGGTCGGCCCCTTCTGGGAGGCCGAGCCCGAGCACCAGGACTACCTCCAGCGTTACCCGGACGGCTACACCTGCCACTTCCCGCGCCCGGGGTGGCGACTGCCCGCCCGCGCGGAGGGCTGA
- a CDS encoding cystathionine gamma-synthase, with translation MSDRHISQHFETLAIHAGNTADPLTGAVVPPIYQVSTYKQDGVGGLRGGYEYSRSANPTRTALEENLAALEGGRRGLAFASGLAAEDCLLRTLLSPGDHVVIPNDAYGGTFRLFAKVVARWGVEWSVADTSDPAAVRAAITPKTKAVWVETPSNPLLGITDIAAVAQIARDAGAKLVVDNTFATPYLQQPLSLGADVVVHSLTKYMGGHSDVVGGALITADETLGEELAYHQNAMGAVAGPFDSWLVLRGTKTLSVRMDRHSENATKVADMLSRHARVTSVLYPGLPEHPGHEVAAKQMRSFGGMVSFRVTGGEEAAVEVCNRAKVFTLGESLGGVESLIEHPGRMTHASVAGSALEVPADLVRLSVGIENVEDLLEDLQQALGK, from the coding sequence ATGAGCGACAGGCACATCAGTCAGCACTTCGAGACCCTGGCGATCCACGCGGGCAACACCGCCGATCCCCTCACCGGCGCGGTCGTCCCGCCGATCTACCAGGTCTCGACCTACAAGCAGGACGGCGTCGGCGGTCTGCGCGGCGGTTACGAGTACAGCCGCAGCGCCAACCCGACCCGCACCGCCCTGGAGGAGAACCTCGCGGCCCTGGAGGGCGGCCGCCGGGGCCTCGCGTTCGCTTCCGGACTGGCGGCCGAGGACTGCCTGTTGCGTACGCTGCTCAGCCCCGGCGACCACGTGGTGATCCCCAACGACGCCTACGGCGGCACGTTCCGGCTGTTCGCCAAGGTCGTCGCCCGCTGGGGCGTGGAATGGTCGGTCGCCGACACCAGCGACCCGGCCGCCGTACGCGCCGCGATCACCCCGAAGACCAAGGCCGTGTGGGTGGAGACCCCCTCCAACCCGCTGCTCGGCATCACCGACATCGCCGCCGTCGCCCAGATCGCCCGGGACGCGGGCGCGAAGCTGGTCGTCGACAACACCTTCGCCACGCCGTACCTCCAGCAGCCGCTGTCGCTCGGCGCGGACGTCGTCGTGCACTCGCTGACCAAGTACATGGGCGGCCACTCCGACGTCGTGGGCGGCGCGCTGATCACCGCCGACGAGACGCTCGGCGAGGAGCTGGCGTACCACCAGAACGCGATGGGCGCGGTGGCCGGGCCCTTCGACTCCTGGCTGGTGCTGCGCGGCACCAAGACGCTGTCGGTGCGCATGGACCGGCACAGCGAGAACGCCACGAAGGTCGCCGACATGCTGTCGCGGCACGCGCGCGTGACGAGCGTGCTGTACCCGGGCCTGCCCGAGCACCCCGGTCACGAGGTCGCGGCGAAGCAGATGCGGTCCTTCGGCGGCATGGTGTCCTTCCGCGTCACCGGCGGCGAGGAGGCGGCGGTCGAGGTCTGCAACCGCGCGAAGGTGTTCACGCTCGGCGAGTCCCTGGGCGGCGTGGAGTCCCTCATCGAGCACCCGGGCCGGATGACGCACGCGTCGGTGGCCGGTTCCGCGCTGGAGGTCCCCGCGGACCTGGTGCGGCTCTCGGTGGGCATCGAGAACGTCGAGGACCTGCTCGAGGACCTCCAGCAGGCGCTGGGCAAGTAA
- a CDS encoding sigma factor-like helix-turn-helix DNA-binding protein translates to MRETRAVRDARRAREFEAFVAGAGGRLLHTATLLTAESDRDNPRARRLLTLALAHTYACWDRLRGEDPYHHARVRLALRFAHGAWHRYAVLPFGRGRPSAVGPLAGLTPRERLILVLRLYEGVAEEQVAALLGLPGEHVRAVCDRATATLLHPPRGPAPARVGAEVTVS, encoded by the coding sequence GTGCGTGAGACGCGTGCGGTACGGGACGCCCGACGGGCCCGGGAGTTCGAGGCGTTCGTGGCCGGGGCGGGCGGCCGGCTGCTGCACACCGCGACCCTGCTGACGGCCGAGAGCGACCGGGACAACCCCCGCGCGCGGCGTCTGCTGACGCTCGCCCTCGCGCACACGTACGCGTGCTGGGACCGGCTGCGCGGCGAGGACCCCTACCACCACGCGCGCGTGCGTCTGGCGCTCCGCTTCGCGCACGGGGCCTGGCACCGGTACGCCGTCCTGCCGTTCGGCCGCGGCCGCCCGTCCGCCGTCGGCCCGCTGGCCGGGCTCACCCCGCGGGAACGGCTGATCCTGGTGCTGCGGCTCTACGAGGGGGTCGCCGAGGAGCAGGTGGCGGCACTGCTCGGACTGCCCGGGGAACATGTGCGCGCGGTCTGCGACCGGGCCACGGCGACCCTGCTGCACCCCCCGCGGGGACCGGCGCCCGCGCGCGTGGGGGCGGAGGTGACGGTCTCGTGA
- a CDS encoding MarR family winged helix-turn-helix transcriptional regulator — protein sequence MSMDMTTVGDTGLLDTLQHEVAVFARRAEQTRLGGVGQVRNSMDRAAYLLLNRLDNEGPMGVKALAASMGIDSSTVTRQVAPLVDTGLVKRTSHPEDGRAVVLQLSPRGQSRLEEVRSSRRQLMAELTEDWAPEEREAFCSLLTRFNTALSSRMAAQGLPGADPGTTAS from the coding sequence ATGTCGATGGACATGACGACCGTCGGTGACACCGGCCTTCTCGACACGCTTCAGCACGAGGTCGCGGTGTTCGCGCGCCGTGCCGAACAGACCCGGCTCGGCGGCGTGGGGCAGGTGCGGAACTCCATGGACCGTGCCGCGTACCTGCTGCTCAACCGCCTCGACAACGAAGGCCCGATGGGCGTCAAGGCGCTCGCCGCGAGCATGGGCATCGACTCCTCGACCGTCACCCGGCAGGTCGCCCCGCTCGTCGACACCGGCCTGGTCAAGCGCACCTCGCACCCCGAGGACGGGCGGGCCGTGGTGCTCCAGCTCTCCCCGCGCGGGCAGTCCCGGCTGGAGGAAGTGCGGTCCTCGCGCCGCCAGTTGATGGCCGAGCTGACCGAGGACTGGGCGCCGGAGGAACGCGAGGCGTTCTGCTCGCTCCTGACCCGCTTCAACACCGCCCTGTCGTCCAGGATGGCGGCCCAGGGCCTGCCCGGCGCGGACCCGGGGACCACGGCGTCGTAG
- the ilvA gene encoding threonine ammonia-lyase, with translation MSYGTADSLRPVTLDDVRGAQKMLSGVARTTAMEGSRYLSRLIGAPVHLKCENLQRTGSFKLRGAYVRISGLLPEERAAGVVAASAGNHAQGVALASSLLGVRSTVFMPRGAPLPKISATRGYGAEVRLHGQVVDETLAAAQEHAARTGAVFIHPFDHPDVIAGQGTVGLEILEQCPEVRTIVVGIGGGGLAAGIAVAVKALRPDVRIVGVQAAGAAAYPPSLAAGYPVAVPAPATMADGIKVGRPGDVPFGIVADLVDEVRTVSEDELSTALLLCLERAKLVVEPAGASPVAALLSDPGAFEGPVVAVLSGGNVDPVLMQRVLLHGMAAQGRYLTVSVRLTDRPGALATLLGVLTVVDANVLDVSHVRTDPRLGLTEAEVELHLETKGPEHCTEVGRALHEAGYTVVG, from the coding sequence ATGAGCTACGGCACGGCTGACTCCTTGCGGCCCGTCACTCTCGACGACGTCCGCGGCGCCCAGAAGATGCTGTCGGGCGTGGCGCGGACCACCGCGATGGAAGGCAGCCGGTATCTCTCCCGGCTGATCGGCGCGCCGGTGCACCTCAAGTGCGAGAACCTCCAGCGCACGGGCTCGTTCAAACTGCGCGGCGCCTATGTCCGTATCTCCGGGCTGCTGCCCGAGGAGCGGGCCGCCGGGGTGGTCGCGGCCAGCGCGGGCAACCACGCGCAGGGCGTCGCGCTCGCCTCGTCGCTGCTCGGCGTCCGCTCCACCGTGTTCATGCCGCGCGGCGCCCCGCTGCCGAAGATCAGCGCCACCCGCGGCTACGGCGCCGAGGTGCGGCTGCACGGACAGGTGGTCGACGAGACGCTGGCCGCCGCGCAGGAGCACGCGGCGCGCACCGGCGCGGTGTTCATCCACCCCTTCGACCACCCGGACGTGATCGCGGGGCAGGGCACGGTCGGCCTGGAGATCCTGGAGCAGTGCCCGGAGGTCCGCACGATCGTCGTCGGGATCGGCGGCGGCGGCCTCGCGGCCGGGATCGCGGTCGCGGTGAAGGCGCTGCGGCCGGACGTGCGGATCGTCGGGGTGCAGGCGGCGGGCGCGGCCGCGTACCCGCCCTCGCTGGCCGCCGGCTACCCGGTGGCGGTGCCCGCTCCGGCGACGATGGCCGACGGGATCAAGGTCGGCAGGCCCGGTGACGTGCCGTTCGGGATCGTCGCGGACCTGGTGGACGAGGTGCGCACGGTGTCGGAGGACGAACTGTCCACCGCGCTGCTGCTCTGCCTGGAGCGGGCGAAGCTGGTGGTCGAACCGGCCGGGGCGAGCCCGGTCGCCGCGCTGCTGAGCGATCCCGGCGCCTTCGAGGGCCCGGTGGTGGCGGTGCTGTCCGGCGGCAACGTCGATCCGGTGCTGATGCAGCGGGTGCTGCTGCACGGCATGGCGGCGCAGGGCCGCTATCTCACGGTGAGCGTGCGGCTGACGGACCGGCCGGGTGCCCTCGCCACGCTGCTCGGGGTGCTCACGGTGGTCGACGCCAACGTCCTGGACGTGAGCCATGTGCGGACCGATCCGCGGCTCGGGCTGACCGAGGCGGAGGTCGAACTTCACCTGGAGACGAAGGGCCCGGAGCACTGCACGGAGGTCGGCAGGGCGCTGCACGAGGCGGGGTACACGGTCGTCGGCTGA
- a CDS encoding ATP-binding cassette domain-containing protein, which translates to MPGAIYAEGLVKTFGDVKALDGVDLDVPEGTVLGLLGPNGAGKTTTVRCLTTLLRPDRGRAQVAGLDVLKHPNEVRRSIGLSGQFAAVDEYLTGRENLQMVGQLYQMKSKAAKARAAELLEQFDLTDAADRTTKTYSGGMRRRLDLAAALVVSPPVMFMDEPTTGLDPRNRQLLWDVVKDLVSGGTTLLLTTQYLEEADHLAHDIAVVDHGKVIARGTSDQLKARTGGERVEVVVREREDIATAREVLAGFGKGETTVEEHTRKLTVPVTGGAKLLAEVIRELDVRGIEMDDIGLRRPTLDDVFLSLTGHAAEPGDGRGDDEDGTGKAKAKETAV; encoded by the coding sequence ATGCCAGGCGCCATCTACGCCGAAGGGCTGGTGAAGACCTTCGGCGACGTCAAGGCCCTCGACGGCGTCGACCTCGATGTCCCGGAGGGCACCGTCCTCGGCCTTCTCGGGCCCAACGGCGCGGGCAAGACCACCACGGTCCGCTGCCTCACCACGCTCCTGCGGCCCGACCGCGGCCGCGCCCAGGTCGCCGGACTCGACGTCCTCAAGCACCCCAACGAGGTGCGCCGCTCCATCGGCCTGTCCGGCCAGTTCGCCGCGGTCGACGAGTACCTCACCGGCCGCGAGAACCTCCAGATGGTCGGACAGCTCTACCAGATGAAGTCCAAGGCTGCGAAGGCCCGCGCCGCCGAACTGCTCGAACAGTTCGACCTCACGGACGCCGCCGACCGTACGACCAAGACCTACTCCGGCGGTATGCGCCGCCGCCTCGACCTGGCCGCGGCCCTCGTCGTCTCCCCGCCCGTGATGTTCATGGACGAACCGACGACCGGCCTCGACCCCCGCAACCGCCAACTCCTGTGGGACGTGGTGAAGGACCTCGTGTCCGGCGGTACGACCCTGCTGCTCACCACCCAGTACCTCGAAGAGGCCGACCACCTCGCGCACGACATCGCGGTCGTGGACCACGGCAAGGTCATCGCCCGCGGCACCTCCGACCAGCTCAAGGCCCGCACCGGCGGCGAGCGCGTCGAGGTCGTCGTCCGTGAGCGCGAGGACATCGCCACGGCCCGCGAGGTGCTGGCCGGCTTCGGCAAGGGCGAGACCACCGTCGAGGAACACACCCGCAAACTCACCGTCCCCGTCACCGGTGGCGCGAAGCTCCTCGCCGAGGTCATCCGGGAACTGGACGTCCGCGGTATCGAGATGGACGACATCGGCCTGCGCCGCCCCACCCTCGACGACGTCTTCCTCTCCCTGACCGGACATGCCGCGGAACCGGGCGACGGCAGGGGCGACGACGAGGACGGCACCGGCAAGGCCAAGGCCAAGGAGACCGCCGTATGA
- a CDS encoding ABC transporter permease has protein sequence MSTLTDTARGTAPAPASGGAIGQSVRDSLVIARRNLIRMSRIPEMVIFGLIQPVMFVVLFTYVFGGSMSIGGSTDPDVYKNFLMAGIFAQTVTFATAGAGAGIADDMHKGLIDRFRSLPMARGAVLTGRTLADLVQTSLTLLVLAVVALLVGWRPGYAEPTNAGKIAAAFGLLLLLGYAFTWIGALIGLSVRTPEAATSGGLIWLFPVTFISNAFVDSSQMASWLQPIAEWNPFSATVQACRTLFGDPGVSPSDAWPMAHPVWASIIYSIVIIAIFRTLAVRKYRSATA, from the coding sequence ATGAGCACCCTCACCGACACCGCGCGCGGCACCGCGCCCGCCCCCGCCTCCGGCGGCGCGATCGGCCAGTCCGTCCGGGACTCCCTGGTGATCGCCCGCAGGAACCTGATCCGCATGAGCCGGATCCCCGAGATGGTGATCTTCGGGCTCATCCAGCCGGTGATGTTCGTCGTCCTGTTCACGTACGTCTTCGGCGGCTCGATGAGCATCGGCGGCTCCACCGACCCGGATGTGTACAAGAACTTCCTGATGGCCGGCATCTTCGCGCAGACCGTCACCTTCGCCACCGCCGGAGCCGGCGCGGGCATCGCCGACGACATGCACAAGGGCCTCATCGACCGGTTCCGCTCGCTGCCCATGGCCCGCGGCGCGGTCCTCACCGGCCGCACCCTCGCCGACCTGGTGCAGACCTCGCTGACCCTGCTCGTCCTGGCCGTCGTCGCCCTCCTGGTCGGCTGGCGCCCCGGCTACGCCGAACCCACCAACGCCGGCAAGATCGCGGCCGCCTTCGGTCTGCTGCTCCTGCTCGGCTACGCGTTCACCTGGATCGGCGCCCTGATCGGCCTGAGCGTGAGAACCCCGGAGGCGGCCACCTCGGGCGGCCTGATCTGGCTCTTCCCGGTCACCTTCATCTCCAACGCGTTCGTGGACTCGTCACAGATGGCGTCCTGGCTCCAGCCGATCGCCGAGTGGAACCCGTTCAGCGCCACCGTCCAGGCCTGCCGCACCCTCTTCGGCGACCCGGGCGTCTCCCCGTCCGACGCCTGGCCGATGGCCCACCCCGTCTGGGCGTCGATCATCTACTCGATCGTCATCATCGCCATCTTCCGCACCCTGGCGGTCCGCAAGTACCGCTCGGCCACCGCATGA
- the greA gene encoding transcription elongation factor GreA: MTQTSESVTWLTQEAYNKLKVELEYLTGPARTEIAAKIAAAREEGDLRENGGYHAAKEEQGKQELRVRQLTQLLENAKVGEAPASADGAVAPGMVVTIAFDGDEDDTMTFLLASREYASSDIETYSPQSPLGTGVIGHKVGEDAEYELPNGKKASVRILKAEPYSG, from the coding sequence GTGACCCAGACCAGCGAGTCCGTCACCTGGCTGACCCAGGAGGCGTACAACAAGCTCAAGGTCGAGCTTGAGTACCTTACTGGTCCTGCGCGCACGGAGATCGCCGCCAAGATCGCGGCCGCGCGCGAGGAGGGCGACCTTCGCGAGAACGGCGGGTACCACGCGGCCAAGGAGGAGCAGGGCAAGCAGGAGCTCCGTGTGCGCCAGCTCACCCAGCTCCTGGAGAACGCCAAGGTCGGCGAGGCTCCGGCCTCCGCGGACGGCGCGGTGGCGCCCGGCATGGTCGTGACGATCGCCTTCGACGGCGACGAGGACGACACGATGACCTTCCTGCTGGCCTCGCGCGAGTACGCCAGCTCCGACATCGAGACCTACTCGCCCCAGTCCCCGCTGGGCACCGGCGTGATCGGTCACAAGGTCGGCGAGGACGCGGAGTACGAGCTGCCCAACGGCAAGAAGGCCTCGGTACGCATCCTCAAGGCCGAGCCCTACAGCGGCTGA
- a CDS encoding DUF4307 domain-containing protein: MSTASTRPPEGRYGRVSDERADRRLKVLGGVLGAVLLAVVGFFAYHYVGQNKISAEVITFKATSDDAVRVHLEVRKDAGVSGYCTVRSQAEDGAEVGRADFRFSGADTRIDQVVTLRTTARGTTAELLGCHTG, encoded by the coding sequence ATGAGTACGGCGAGCACGCGACCGCCCGAGGGCCGCTACGGCCGGGTCTCGGACGAGCGCGCCGACCGCAGACTCAAGGTCCTCGGCGGGGTGCTCGGAGCGGTGCTGCTGGCCGTGGTCGGCTTCTTCGCCTATCACTACGTCGGCCAGAACAAGATCAGCGCCGAGGTGATCACCTTCAAGGCGACATCGGACGACGCGGTACGGGTCCACCTGGAGGTCCGCAAGGACGCCGGGGTGAGCGGCTACTGCACGGTCCGCTCACAGGCCGAGGACGGCGCCGAGGTGGGCCGGGCCGACTTCCGCTTCTCCGGCGCGGACACCCGGATCGACCAGGTCGTCACGCTGCGCACCACGGCCCGGGGAACGACGGCCGAGCTGCTCGGCTGTCACACCGGCTGA
- the mca gene encoding mycothiol conjugate amidase Mca has product MTDQLRLMAVHAHPDDESSKGAATMAKYVSEGVDVLVVTCTGGERGSILNPKLQGDKYIEEHIHEVRKKEMDEAREILGVKQEWLGFVDSGLPEGDPLPPLPEGCFALEDVDKAAGELVKQIRSFRPQVITTYDENGGYPHPDHIMTHKITMVAFEGAADAETYPEAEFGPVYQPQKLYYNQGFNRPRTEALHQAMLDRGLESPYGDWLKRWSEFERVERTLTTHVPCADFYEIRDKALIAHATQIDPDGGWFKVPMEIQKEVWPTEEYELAKTLVGTSLPEDDLFAGIRDNA; this is encoded by the coding sequence TTGACTGACCAGCTACGACTGATGGCCGTCCACGCCCACCCCGACGACGAGTCGAGCAAGGGCGCGGCCACCATGGCGAAGTACGTGTCCGAGGGGGTGGACGTGCTGGTCGTGACCTGCACGGGCGGGGAGCGCGGCTCCATCCTCAATCCCAAGCTTCAGGGTGACAAGTACATCGAGGAGCACATCCACGAGGTACGCAAGAAGGAGATGGACGAGGCCCGCGAGATCCTCGGCGTCAAGCAGGAATGGCTCGGCTTCGTCGACTCCGGGCTGCCCGAGGGCGACCCGCTGCCTCCGCTGCCCGAGGGCTGCTTCGCCCTGGAGGACGTCGACAAGGCGGCCGGCGAGCTGGTGAAGCAGATCCGCTCCTTCCGTCCCCAGGTGATCACCACCTACGACGAGAACGGCGGCTACCCGCACCCCGACCACATCATGACCCACAAGATCACGATGGTGGCCTTCGAGGGCGCGGCCGACGCCGAGACGTACCCCGAGGCCGAGTTCGGCCCGGTGTACCAGCCGCAGAAGCTGTACTACAACCAGGGCTTCAACCGCCCCCGCACCGAGGCGCTGCACCAGGCGATGCTGGACCGCGGCCTGGAGTCGCCGTACGGGGACTGGCTCAAGCGGTGGAGCGAGTTCGAGCGGGTCGAGCGCACGCTGACCACGCACGTCCCGTGCGCCGACTTCTACGAGATCCGTGACAAGGCGCTGATCGCGCACGCCACGCAGATCGACCCCGACGGCGGCTGGTTCAAGGTCCCGATGGAGATCCAGAAGGAGGTCTGGCCGACGGAGGAGTACGAGCTGGCGAAGACCCTCGTCGGAACGTCCCTCCCCGAGGACGACCTCTTTGCGGGCATCCGCGACAATGCCTGA